ccaaaaacacattaatttgcaaataagatttaatttatagatacattttatataatgagaaaacctgtttatattatatattgtaatatataataataatactgtatattgaaTCATTCTGTTATAACATAGTCGAGAAACATCTTTAtacaatatttagttaaaaaaaaaatcttgaaaattaaaaatgtattggtgatttaaaaaaatgttcattcatgtctttttattatttgttttttaaagaaattgagtCCCAATGTCCTCTTACGAGGACATAGCATAACTTATGAATGAAATATCTATTTACAATGCTATAAACAATGTAaagacatggaaaaaaaaaaaatctcgggTTTTAAGAGGTTAAACATCGTTGTTccttattaatattatacatacagtattattACCTGCTGGCTTGAAACAGAAAACGTCAAACATTTGGCTGATTGTAGTTGTCCAAACAATAACGCCTAAGTTGTTTTTACCACAATTGATATTTTTTTCGATTCGAGGAATAACTGCAATTCGCTCTTCAACCCAACCATACCTGTGTGAAAGCATAATATTGCACTCTTAGCAGAAACAGAAACTATagagttaaaatataatttttaatcaacTTCTCAAAGTTGAACTTCAAGCATTTGTGTATCTTGTGTATCGTATTATTGAAGGTTTGTGTACTGGACATTCAAGCAGGcccatattatatttaaatgacaaagtactgtactttaaaattacatatataagGAATCcaggtttttaaaatgttatttaaaaataagattcttatgtcctaaaagagcaaatctatatatgtgcatatatctacaataatattttttcatttgactATGTCTATTTAATATCTCTCTTTAAATAGTGATATACCTGCATGTCTGTAAGCCATTTTTGTTTGCTGTTTCCACTTCAGCCTTTTTAGCAATTCTCATTTTGATAGCCTCACATACCTCTTTGGCTGTGGTGGCATTGAAACTGTACACATTGGTCATGGATTGGACTAACAACACTCCAGAAATTCCATTTGTAGGGactaaaaacaaccaaaaaaaaaaaaaaaaaaaaaaaaaggttttaataaaatgcaaaagtATAAATtcacaaacctttaaaaaatggaaatcaagaggaaaaagaaaaagataaaccTACCTTGAATTTGACTCACATCTAGACAGGGTGTGCTTATAAATAAGAAGAACAGTAGATATAATGGTAACCAGGCTCTAGCCATGCAGAACATGCCAGCAAAACTGTCCAGAGGCTTGAACACACTCATTCTGATGTTGCTGCAGAAAGAGACCcattaaaataggaaacaggAGGTTGAGGATGATCTGTAAGATGACCTTCCCAAAGAGGGCATTTAAGCTAGGGCAGAGGACAACTAAGAAACGTTCACTTCCTGTGGTTGTGTAACAGTTTTGCCTATTATCTTTGAATTCATTAGATACATTATGTACATATAGACATTCTGGTCAAGTTGGAAAAATATCTGACTTCCAAGCAGCTATACTGGGCACTATAAACACTATCAGTCTACTATAAGACACCTCTttcagtctctctttctctctctctctctctctctctctctctaaaagttttatataattataattattatttcagatAAAATTCAATGTGAATGCTGACTTAACACATTGTTGAGGTCACTGACACTTTTAATCTACTGGAAAAATATTTCCTCTAAAAGTGTCCTTGGAGAAGAATTTTATAAGCCTAATGTGTGACTATAGCAAAAGACTGCTGAATTAGGCCTGCTTCCTTCTGCAGATCATTCTTTGGAGTGCTGTCTGTGATTCTGAAGGCTAAATATACAGAAAGGCTAATTaccactttcactttcaaaggAACCAGCAAAGTGACATGCTTTTGTAAGAAGCTCTGGGATAGAGAACAGTGATTTATAAACAATGTTACTTGATAGTGATGATCTTGCATTCAAGCATAGAAAGCATCTCCTCTAAATGAACACTCAGGGGAGAAGTAGAAAATTATAGGAAGTTATTCATAGCATCCTGTACCATTTTTGCAGATTCAAACAATTATCTTATCTTTAAATTCCTGACTTagaacataaacatatttttctcgGACTTTTCTGAGAACACAGGAAGATGACAAAAGGTTTTGaccatttttttaagtattactcatttgacatttaaaaaagtttgtgTACTTTGCTTCTTTTACAGTGTCTTGAAAAAGTATTCATACagcttcattttttttcaggttttgtaAGTTGTTGCTttatgttaaaatgctttaaattattgtttttctacatcaatctacactccacACACCATAATTCTAATGTGGAGACGTGACAACGGGGTTGAGAATCCAAGTGCAGGCTTTATTTACAAGAGTGGTCAGTTAGACAGGGTCAAATCAACAGCAAACAGGTATAATCCAGGGTGAGACAAAACAGTAATCCACAAACATGGGAAGGTCCAGACAGGAAGCGAATAAACAGATAAAAGTAAACAGTCCATTGTCAAAACAAGGCAAGGAAACAAGGAACTAGGAAACCACAGGAACACTACACAGGCTAGACCAGGGGTGGCAAACGTCAGTCCTGGAGAtccacagccctgcagagttttgcttcaaccctaatcaaacacacctgaacaagttaATCAAAGTCGGAAGGGTTACTAggaagctacaggcaggtgagttttaatTAACCTTGGAGGTGACCTCTGCAGGGCTGCGGCTCTCCAGGACTGGAGTTTTGCCACCCCTGGGCTAGACAATActcagcaatgtgtgtgtgtttctcaatacaaaaaAGTATGCAAATTTCGGACTTGCATCCTCAGTAAGTTTGAACTTTGCGAGTTTGACTCGGGAGTGTGAACTCCCGCGGATGGGACGATGCAAGTGCAAACAGAATAGATAATCTCTGATATCTGATCATCTCCGAAatcaatgaaaacatttttaaatgggcggtgtctttataaataaaccgcagatTTGAATTTTAAACGACTACATTCTCGTCTAATAATACtgtttaaaactaaatttcatgacacaataacagtaatatttagaaaattatcagaataaatggtggttgagatCACAATGcagcgtgaactcaaccaatcatcATGTTTAgtgccaaagtcccgcccccgaaagatccagacctttgaaaaagtactaccttgcaagcagtggaaacacaccaagtaccagtcTAAACTACCAAGTTTCTAGGTAAAGTTCCAGTGGTGGAAACACAGCTGTTCTGACAGGACAGTCAGAGAGTTTAAAGGCAGACACCGCTGCCTCTGGAGGTTCTGTAGCAGAAACCATCACCTCAGGAAGTGCTGGACTCATGAGTTATTGGAACAGGAAACGGCACTCCTGGCTGTGGTGAGGGAACTGGAGTCATAGGAACAGGGAACGGTACTCCTGGCCATGCCAAGGAACTCAAGGACTGGAGTGGGTTTGTGAGCAGACTGCTTACTAAACACTGGGAGTGGAGCAGACTTGGGAGTGGATTCGGTGACTGGAACAAACACCACTTCCTCAGAAGGTTCTGCAGCAAAGGCTGCTACCTCCTTCAGGAACTGCAGTGGTGTGTGTGGCCCAAACCACACACATGTCCAGGGGAACAGTCTCTGTGAGGACTTGTTCTAAGGCCCTTTGGAAACCTGCTGCTAGCACCAGTATCAACGGTGGATCCTCCACACTGGATGATAATCTCAAATACCTTGATACTGACCTTGAGGCACTGGTCTTGGAATGGCTCTGGAATGGCGGCCATCTTTTAGAGAGGCTCTgtgttggcagccatcttgtgtaGAGACACTGGTGTGACACAACTGGACTGGGGAGTGCTGAGAGCATAGGAGTGGTGACCATAATTACCGGACTTGACAGTGATCCCAGTGAAACAAGCCAATTGCTGCGAACAAATTTGCAAAGAtggtaaaaatcttttttttattattattttattcaacattATGGTGTTTGGAATGTAGAttgatgtgagaaaaaaaagtaattgaaagtattttaacatatggcAGTAACATAAAATGtgaatactttcgcaaggcactTGACATAATCCCATACAATTGTAGTTAGACAGTTGAGGTTTAAAGCAAAACCACAAACAAAGCTATCTGGGCCAGTGGAACTTGTTCTATTTGTGCTGCTTCACTCTGcttgaataatacatttacaatggAGGGGGTTGAATTTCCTTGCTCTGTAAAGTAAAGAGAATCAATCTTGTACACCATACTTGTAAAGGATCTGCTGTTATTACAGTTGACTCTTACTATAACAGCAAACATAATGCAAATGATTCTGAATAATTATTTGTTAAGTCATTTAATTATGCTATTGATCTTTTCATGTGTTATTGGAGGTTTAGTAAATTGCCTGAATGTTGTGGTAATGagcaatcacaaaataaataaatatatggatataaaatattgatttgagtttaatagatttttaatatGACCTGTTGTTTTAAActtcctttaagaaaaaaaaaagtccattagGAACCATTCAAACAGGAcactattttgcatttaaaaatgtaagatcCAGGCCAGGATGTTTTTTCAAAGTTGAGTGTAACGGTCAAACATGTCTCTCTAGTGCGTTCCATAGAAAAACTATGGAAAAGGAGCAGAGTGGAATGCAAAAACCCATTCTGCATGAATGACCCTTTACAATGTGCAAAACAATCTGCTAAGATACAGACAAAAACTGTACACATTTTGCATCAGTGCTGTTCACCCTATACTCAAAATATGCAAGTACCGCAGGGCCCCTCGAAACACCTGGGGACCTCTTGCTCATGATGTTTTAATGATAAGGGCTGTGCatagaattttaataatataattctgGCTTCCAATGATTATGGAAAGACTATGGTGTATTCTTTTCCTTTCCTTCAAAGCAGTGCACTACTGCCCTTCCTATCATCCAAATCAGTCAAATCATGTAACATGACTTATGTAATAGACAATCACTTGCTGGATGAactcagtaataaaaaaaaaaaaaaaaaaagatttaaaagcatACTAAGCTGCGAAAGACACCCTGTACCCCAGGAGGCTTTCAGTGCACGTGACCCAAGATGGAGTGAAACATGTACGGACAAGTAGCCTATGTGCTACTCTGTGCTTTGGTGTGTGCTTaaaggaacaaaaaaaataagtcaTGCTTGTCAGTATATTTTtgtcttaaagtgacagaaaCCTAATAAATCTGTTGCTTTCTCTgttattaatcaaacaacaaaagaaaatgagAGAATCATTCACTGCTCTTCACTGAATTACTTTAGTAACTTTAATATGAATCAGCATCAAATTGACAAAGTTTTTGCTCAGGGCCCCCAGAAGTCTGGGACCAGCACtgattgcaataataataacaatgaaatcTGAGGTAGTTTTTACTACAATCAATACCTGAGATGTAAGATTATGCCAGCTGTGCTTGTATGAAACAAGAGAGAGAGCGACAAAGTGAGTATGTGGTGTGACATGATGGATGACATGACTGACGTAGACTAAGTCATATATAATTATCAGAATAACAAAGACACTTGTGAAGAACCACCCTTAACACCTTAGCATCTTGCTCTCAGGATATTCTTGGTAAACTCCACTTACATTTTCAtcaggaaatgtaaaaaatcatTACCAATATGCTGCTAACCCTAACCAGCTGATTTCAGGATGATGTGAGGCACTATGGTGCAATTAGTCAAGGAGCTGTGAATGATCCCTTGTGCTACTGTAGCATAGAGTGTCTGCTACATGTGAGTTGGTATAACATTTCCTCATAAATTATTGATCTAGGCTGCATGTTGGTGACTCTCCTTGGTTCCCATTGCATTTATGTCTACAGGGACTTTGGGTCAGAGCGATGACCCTAAGGGCCAGCTCTCATGGAGAGCTCCAGGCTCTGACTTCACTGAGGACCCCTGCTTCAGACAGCGGTACTTTTAAGTTCCTTTCTCACAGCAGCAACAACATGAGTGGCCGATTCGAAAGCATTGAGGAGATTAAAGGAGTTTCGAAACCCACACACCCTCATCGAAGACCTGTACGTGCGGTCCGACCCGTGAGTGCTCTGAGTGCCAGCGGCTCCTTCCTGCAGATCAACCACCTGCAGGGAGAACTAGTGAGGAAGAGGAAGGTAGGTGCTGACATGAGACTAGATCCTGATATATAAAAATagtcttttagatttttttttcctttttagatTAAAGAGAGTttaccaaaaaatgtaaattcataatTTCAGGGTTATTATGGCACACTAAAacgaataattattaataaatacttattttataattttcatatatatatatatatatatatatatatatatatatatatatatatatatatatatatatatatatattttttttaggtagttgccaacatgaaaacatttttcagtttaatttagaCAACTTGAcaagtgaacagtttattaataataataataataataatatattagagaataaaaatattcattaaaaaattattaatcaacAATATAATACATTcaattaagaataaataaaacaataaataaatacaataaattaataaataaaacaatgtatgtgtgtaaatgtttgtgtgtgtgtgtatatatatctaatatatatatatatatatatatatatatatatatatatatatatatgtatgtatgtatgtatgtatgtatgtatgtatgtatatatatatatatatatatatatatatatatatatatataatatgaagggtaaatataattaataactatAGAATTTCCAGCAAGTCCAACCCCCCCCTCCAACCACTGTATCTGGATTGTTCAGGAATATGAAgacctaaaaaaagaaaacaagtatcTGTCTAACGAAATTCACATGGAAAGGATCATGATGAGGACTGAGAGTGAGCATACCATGAGAAACCTGCGCAATCTCAACCAGGACCTCCGGACCCAAGTTAAAGAGGTGTGTTACACATAAGACATCACAGAAGATGCAGAGGAACAAAAAATAATGGTTctgtccctttttttttctttataataaattaGTTGAAACAGACACTTCATGTCAGCCAGCAGAGGGCGACACTGTGTTCCAGGGCAGCTGAGGATGCTCATAGAGGACGAACAGAGGCGGACAAGACAAGGGCACTGGCGGAGGCCCGGGCTCTGGACAGCAGGCAAGAAAAAGATCTCGCAGTGGTTGACAAAACACGACTCAGTGAAGAACTACATCTGCTGAAAAAAGAGGTACAGATACAATATCATACACACAAGATGCAAAATAATGCTATATTTGACTCGCTATAATCATTTGCATACTGTCATCCATAGCACAGTGGTGTCCAGCTACTTTTAGCTCAAGTTGAAAAGAATTACTTCGAGAGCAAGCTTAAACTAGACAGGGTGTCAGGAGAAAAGCAGGCTCTCCTGGAGGAGAACACAATACTGGAGGATGAGAGGAACATGTTACGACACAAACTGAAGGAGCTGACTGAGGAGAATGTGAAGATAATGGAAAAGTAAGCACAAAAGCATTCAGTAATGCCATTATCTTTGTTATACAAGTATTGTAAATGGATGCTGGTCTGGCAGTTTTCTGACTATTATAAAGCAATAAAACTAAATGGGAAGAG
This sequence is a window from Carassius auratus strain Wakin chromosome 43, ASM336829v1, whole genome shotgun sequence. Protein-coding genes within it:
- the LOC113061215 gene encoding inner centromere protein-like, with protein sequence MTLRASSHGELQALTSLRTPASDSGTFKFLSHSSNNMSGRFESIEEIKGVSKPTHPHRRPVRAVRPVSALSASGSFLQINHLQGELVRKRKLKQTLHVSQQRATLCSRAAEDAHRGRTEADKTRALAEARALDSRQEKDLAVVDKTRLSEELHLLKKEHSGVQLLLAQVEKNYFESKLKLDRVSGEKQALLEENTILEDERNMLRHKLKELTEENVKIMEKEVNSRRRALVAEEQRERANKAQQEAEQERHLVEREREDRNSECLSWREKHQALAEVIRSQEELKSLRQTKACQANIKSYFLCMTESDQRVRILKNRDGTPRNFPEGDPVYISTPDLNSEDSEKSSGSRTMFRVAAPRVGQDTGPAHFSERSPTADTHDSGRSRRNRKVEYFCIPTDEE